Proteins from a single region of Chloroherpeton thalassium ATCC 35110:
- the lepB gene encoding signal peptidase I has translation MNKKSKSSDILKNEKATTKNSAREWAEALIFAAIAAAIIRSFIIEAYRIPTGSMENTLLAGDFLFVNKFVYGARIPFLGWRLPEFKEVENGDIVVFKFPKDPEVNYIKRCIAVAGQTLEIKNKEVFVDGKIQPFPPEGKFIGDTMPPGHPDINIFPTFSSFNKDYYGPIKIPKRGDNVTLNAASFYTYKDVLEYEGHSVSLMGNQVIVDGAPMATYEVKQNYYFMMGDNRDNSLDGRYWGFMPESNLVGSALIIFWSWNPDISLLNPIDKISSIRWGRLGSLIH, from the coding sequence GTGAATAAAAAATCAAAGTCATCCGATATTCTAAAAAATGAAAAGGCGACAACAAAAAACTCTGCTCGTGAATGGGCAGAAGCGCTGATTTTTGCAGCCATTGCCGCCGCGATTATTCGTTCATTTATCATTGAGGCATATCGTATTCCCACTGGCTCAATGGAAAACACGTTGCTTGCCGGGGATTTTCTTTTCGTCAATAAATTTGTTTATGGCGCAAGAATTCCTTTTCTCGGTTGGCGGCTTCCCGAGTTTAAGGAAGTTGAAAATGGCGACATTGTGGTGTTTAAGTTTCCAAAAGACCCTGAAGTAAATTACATCAAGCGTTGCATCGCCGTTGCGGGACAAACGCTTGAGATAAAAAATAAAGAGGTCTTTGTTGATGGAAAAATACAGCCGTTTCCGCCAGAAGGAAAGTTCATTGGCGACACGATGCCGCCAGGTCATCCCGACATCAATATTTTTCCAACATTTTCTTCTTTCAACAAAGACTATTACGGCCCCATCAAAATTCCAAAACGAGGCGATAACGTAACGCTCAACGCCGCATCGTTTTACACATATAAAGATGTCTTAGAATATGAAGGTCATTCGGTGAGTTTAATGGGAAATCAAGTGATTGTGGATGGGGCACCCATGGCGACCTATGAGGTTAAGCAAAATTATTATTTTATGATGGGCGACAATCGGGACAACAGCCTTGACGGGCGGTATTGGGGCTTTATGCCAGAAAGCAATCTCGTTGGCTCGGCGCTCATTATCTTTTGGTCTTGGAATCCCGACATCAGCCTTTTAAATCCGATCGATAAAATTAGCTCCATTCGCTGGGGGCGTTTGGGATCGTTGATTCATTAA